A genome region from Carya illinoinensis cultivar Pawnee chromosome 2, C.illinoinensisPawnee_v1, whole genome shotgun sequence includes the following:
- the LOC122294684 gene encoding phylloplanin-like, whose product MASKSAVFVLLMVVVAVAAPIAVAQTGILDNPLSVIRIQGTVFCSINATLNGTASPVFPNALVQLRCRSGNVVSISTTNRLGVFGILVLPIQISLPSLLSDCNLIVTTPLVRCNATLPSVGVLRSPLQSVGNTTVGLLRVFNVAPTGFVYVLSP is encoded by the exons ATGGCCTCAAAATCAGCTGTCTTTGTTTTGCTTATGGTAGTTGTTGCAGTAGCAGCCCCAATAGCAGTAGCACAAACTGGGATCTTGGATAATCCGCTGTCTGTGATCCGCATACAGGGGACTGTGTTTTGCTCTATCAATGCCACTCTCAATGGTACTGCCAGCCCGGTCTTCCCAA ATGCTCTGGTACAACTGCGGTGCCGATCTGGAAATGTGGTTTCGATTTCAACGACGAATCGGTTGGGAGTGTTCGGCATCCTGGTCCTTCCCATACAAATATCGCTCCCTTCACTCTTGTCTGATTGCAATCTAATTGTCACCACACCACTCGTCAGGTGCAATGCTACTCTTCCCAGTGTGGGGGTCTTGAGATCGCCCTTACAGTCCGTAGGAAACACTACTGTTGGCCTCCTTCGTGTTTTCAACGTTGCTCCAACTGGATTCGTATATGTTCTCTCACCTTGA
- the LOC122301810 gene encoding uncharacterized protein LOC122301810, with the protein MILTHTHAGDRAGPSSRGGGRLRGIRARRHVPYSARHNRPRGAKISSYHSPEEGNQSSSDDSTQPPSPPPANILIPTPAPIREPLQVREQSPPREESRMEESSIPETVADAPTGPELTQQQRRRYRGPARCIEFEKVRKYGKVPLKINDGETAPCCEHASMFTTRVSWIVKQFCDMSHARWTDVPAAMKEELIDRVRSDFVLDWERENHRLTVTKALRKRFNSFHHDLHKIYESFGSHEEALAHGTSLVDPLVWVKLCGRWGSDAFKKISSQNRENRKKQAINHTSGRKSFVRILEQKRAENGNLVDFYKETRWSKKKNKFVTDATEDAYKEMQGRLDGLEPEQRCDEAAASVFREVLGHRPGYARGLGEMVIPESSRQRDQVKMQCYLSEIERHKKDAEQHKKNADDYKSQLEEMRSEMRALREHQFATDRLLQSFFKDHPSFTESYRQTQCNEPSDP; encoded by the exons ATGATATTAACTCATACACACGCAGGTGACCGAGCGGGACCCAGTTCTAGAGGTGGAGGGAGACTTCGAGGTATTCGTGCTCGGCGACATGTACCATACTCGGCTCGCCACAACCGACCACGGGGAGCGAAAATCTCCTCATATCATAGCCCTGAGGAGGGTAATCAATCATCATCGGATGACTCGACACAGCCCCCAAGTCCCCCACCAGCAAATATACTAATTCCCACACCTGCGCCTATTCGAGAACCCTTACAAGTGCGGGAACAATCGCCTCCTAGAGAAGAATCGAGAATGGAAGAAAGCAGTATACCAGAAACTG TTGCGGACGCCCCCACGGGGCCCGAACTAACGCAGCAACAGAGAAGAAGATATCGTGGGCCCGCTAGATGCATAGAGTTTGAGAAGGTGAGGAAGTACGGTAAAGTGCCCTTAAAGATAAACGATGGTGAGACAGCCCCGTGTTGTGAACACGCTTCTATGTTCACAACACGAGTATCATGGATTGTTAAGCAATTTTGTGACATGAGTCATGCGCGATGGACTGATGTCCCGGCTGCCATGAAAGAGGAGCTCATTGACCGCGTTCGG TCTGACTTCGTGCTCGACTGGGAACGTGAAAACCACCGATTGACGGTGACAAAGGCACTTCGTAAGCGCTTCAACAGCTTCCATCACgacttgcacaagatttacGAATCCTTTGGAAGCCATGAAGAGGCGTTAGCTCATGGGACAAGCTTAGTGGACCCCCTTGTATGGGTCAAGTTGTGTGGTAGGTGGGGCAGTGACGCCTTCAAG AAAATTTCAAGTCAAAATCGGGAGAACCGAAAGAAGCAGGCAATTAATCACACATCGGGACGTAAATCATTCGTCCGAATACTTGAGCAAAAG CGCGctgagaatggaaatttggtggacttctataaggagacgcgctggtcgaagaagaagaataagtttGTGACAGATGCTACTGAAGATGCTTAC AAGGAGATGCAAGGTAGATTGGATGGCCTAGAACCAGAGCAACGTTGTGATGAGGCAGCAGCGAGTGTCTttagggaggtccttggccatcgaCCTGGATATGCGCGAGGACTCGGAGAGATGGTCATCCCTGAGTCCTCGCGACAACGTGACCAAGTGAAAATGCAATGCTACCTATCTGAGATTGAAAGACACAAGAAAGATGCTGAACAACACAAGAAAAATGCTGATGACTATAAGAGTCAGCTGGAAGAAATGAGATCAGAGATGCGGGCTCTTAGGGAGCATCAGTTTGCGACCGACAGATTGCTTCAGTCCTTTTTTAAGGATCATCCGTCATTCACTGAGTCATATCGACAGACTCAGTGTAATGAGCCCTCCGACCCATAA